In Thalassotalea sp. Sam97, a single window of DNA contains:
- the radA gene encoding DNA repair protein RadA — translation MAKTKTAYVCNDCGADFPRWMGQCTECKAWNTISEIRLAKAPAKNQSFSGYAGQTEAKVQVLNAIDLTDLPRFTSGFVEFDRVLGGGIVPGSAILIGGEPGAGKSTLLLQTMCELAETMGALYVTGEESLQQVAMRANRLGLKTDKLKMLSETSVENICNIADREKPKIMVIDSIQVMHMSDIQSAPGSVSQVRESAAYLTRFAKQNHVAMLIVGHVTKDGSLAGPKVLEHCIDCSIMLEGSTDSRFRTLRGHKNRFGAVNELGVFAMTGQGLKEVKNPSAIFLSRQDEQTPGSVVMVLWEGTRPLLVEIQALVDYSALANPRRVVVGAEQNRLSMLLAVLNRHGGLQMNDQDVFVNVVGGVKVSETSIDLALILALVSSFRDRSLPRDLVVFGEIGLSGEIRPVPSGQERINEAAKHGFKKAIVPKANMPKDAPDGMEIIGVSKLAEALEAI, via the coding sequence ATGGCTAAAACGAAAACCGCATACGTGTGTAACGACTGCGGTGCAGATTTCCCTCGTTGGATGGGTCAATGCACCGAATGCAAAGCTTGGAACACCATCAGTGAAATACGCTTAGCAAAAGCGCCTGCAAAGAATCAAAGCTTTTCCGGTTATGCCGGACAAACTGAGGCAAAGGTACAAGTATTAAATGCCATCGACTTAACCGATTTGCCACGTTTTACCTCCGGCTTTGTCGAATTTGACCGAGTACTCGGTGGCGGCATCGTTCCTGGTTCTGCGATATTAATTGGCGGTGAGCCTGGAGCAGGTAAGTCAACGCTGTTATTACAGACTATGTGTGAGCTAGCCGAAACCATGGGCGCTCTGTATGTAACCGGTGAAGAGTCATTACAGCAGGTAGCCATGCGCGCCAACCGACTTGGTTTGAAAACTGATAAGTTAAAAATGCTGTCGGAAACCTCGGTTGAAAATATTTGTAATATTGCCGACCGTGAGAAACCGAAAATTATGGTTATCGACTCGATTCAAGTGATGCACATGAGCGATATCCAGTCAGCCCCTGGTAGTGTCTCGCAAGTGCGTGAATCAGCTGCTTATTTAACGCGATTTGCCAAACAAAATCATGTCGCGATGCTCATTGTTGGCCATGTCACCAAAGATGGCTCTCTAGCTGGCCCTAAAGTATTAGAGCATTGCATTGATTGCTCTATCATGCTCGAAGGTAGCACCGATTCAAGGTTTCGTACCCTGCGCGGTCACAAAAACCGTTTTGGTGCCGTAAATGAATTGGGTGTTTTCGCGATGACTGGCCAAGGTTTAAAAGAAGTGAAAAACCCGTCGGCGATTTTCTTATCCCGTCAAGATGAACAAACTCCTGGCTCAGTGGTGATGGTACTTTGGGAAGGTACTCGCCCGTTGTTGGTGGAAATCCAAGCTTTGGTTGACTATTCTGCGCTAGCGAATCCGAGACGTGTCGTGGTGGGCGCAGAACAAAATCGATTGTCGATGTTGCTTGCGGTATTAAATCGCCATGGCGGTTTGCAAATGAATGACCAAGATGTGTTTGTTAACGTCGTAGGTGGTGTCAAAGTCAGTGAAACCAGTATCGATTTAGCGCTGATTTTGGCACTGGTATCGAGTTTTCGCGATCGCAGTTTACCAAGGGACTTAGTCGTTTTTGGTGAAATTGGTTTATCAGGTGAAATCCGCCCGGTGCCATCGGGGCAAGAGCGCATTAACGAAGCCGCTAAGCACGGCTTTAAAAAAGCGATTGTGCCTAAAGCGAATATGCCTAAAGACGCACCTGATGGTATGGAAATAATTGGCGTAAGTAAACTTGCCGAAGCACTCGAAGCCATTTAA
- the serB gene encoding phosphoserine phosphatase SerB yields MENLSLKLVQAATIEQLFDGITALPHSFTVEEDALTTTKSATSSVTELVLFSDTPAMQLQQILSLIDCHEITLSAINHRSGRSSYRFQVADQCIQYKDIINDLALEHKFEVALLSHAPTLAEPGLLVMDMDSTTIQIECIDEIAKLAGVGEMVSAVTERAMQGELDFAESLKARVAALAGADEAILAQVARDIPLMHGLLPLIEELKQHGWRVAVASGGFTYFTEILKQQLDLDATQANVLEIEQGKLTGKVLGDITDAKVKADTLVKLAKQYQIPNVQTVAMGDGANDLQMMQAAHLGVAFEAKPIVLKQASAAINITGLDTLLHYLK; encoded by the coding sequence ATGGAAAACCTATCTCTTAAGCTTGTCCAAGCCGCTACCATTGAGCAATTATTTGATGGTATTACAGCATTACCTCACAGCTTTACTGTTGAAGAAGACGCACTAACAACCACTAAGTCAGCTACCAGCTCTGTAACTGAATTAGTGCTATTTAGTGATACTCCAGCGATGCAGCTCCAACAGATATTGTCACTGATTGATTGCCACGAAATTACCCTTAGCGCGATAAATCATCGTTCAGGTCGCAGCAGCTATCGTTTTCAGGTAGCAGATCAATGTATCCAATACAAAGATATCATCAACGATTTAGCGCTAGAGCATAAGTTTGAAGTGGCCCTTCTTAGCCATGCGCCAACACTCGCAGAACCGGGCCTGTTGGTTATGGATATGGACTCGACCACGATACAGATAGAGTGTATCGATGAAATTGCCAAATTAGCAGGGGTTGGCGAGATGGTCAGTGCCGTTACCGAACGAGCCATGCAAGGGGAGCTAGACTTTGCCGAGAGCCTAAAAGCAAGAGTTGCAGCACTTGCCGGCGCCGATGAGGCGATTTTGGCACAAGTTGCCCGTGATATTCCGCTGATGCATGGTTTATTACCGCTGATTGAAGAATTAAAACAACACGGTTGGAGAGTTGCCGTTGCCTCGGGTGGTTTTACCTATTTCACCGAGATACTGAAACAGCAACTTGATTTAGATGCCACGCAAGCCAATGTACTTGAAATCGAGCAAGGCAAGTTAACAGGCAAAGTGTTAGGTGATATAACCGATGCAAAGGTCAAAGCAGACACCTTAGTGAAGTTAGCCAAGCAATATCAAATTCCTAACGTTCAGACTGTTGCCATGGGCGATGGTGCTAACGACTTGCAGATGATGCAAGCCGCTCACTTGGGCGTTGCCTTTGAAGCGAAACCGATTGTATTAAAACAAGCCAGTGCGGCAATCAACATTACCGGTTTAGATACGTTATTACATTACTTGAAGTAA
- a CDS encoding AhpA/YtjB family protein, whose protein sequence is MYPKVTPVYVKLLEICAAVILLVAVLALSVVGTDDGAETLEQHFSRIANQHLGQAVHVSKVLLKQNDKGLLQNFVQSLTESELVEQAHLYDASGEVIAQSKGASSVKTLYGLDAGSRNETERFLPFVQEIRTDELQGYLRLTFEKEQIIGEVKAQMQQQFEYSRVILIAALAVGFLLTRGLSRFSRHGVRPPKKAKGERKNKASTPSR, encoded by the coding sequence ATGTACCCAAAAGTCACGCCTGTTTATGTTAAGCTGTTAGAAATTTGTGCTGCGGTGATCTTGTTGGTCGCTGTGTTGGCACTCTCTGTTGTTGGCACCGATGATGGTGCCGAGACGCTAGAGCAGCACTTTTCACGTATTGCTAATCAGCATTTAGGACAAGCCGTTCATGTTAGTAAGGTTTTGTTAAAGCAAAATGATAAAGGCTTACTGCAAAACTTTGTGCAGTCATTAACAGAATCAGAATTAGTCGAGCAGGCTCACTTGTATGATGCAAGTGGTGAAGTCATAGCACAAAGTAAAGGGGCTAGCTCTGTTAAAACCTTATATGGCTTAGATGCCGGCAGCCGCAATGAAACAGAGCGTTTTTTACCGTTTGTGCAAGAGATCCGCACCGATGAGCTACAAGGCTATTTGCGCTTAACCTTTGAGAAAGAGCAGATTATTGGTGAAGTCAAAGCGCAAATGCAGCAACAATTTGAATACTCGCGAGTCATATTGATTGCGGCGTTAGCGGTTGGCTTTTTATTGACGCGAGGTTTAAGTCGCTTTTCTCGTCATGGCGTCAGGCCTCCTAAAAAAGCCAAAGGCGAGCGGAAAAACAAGGCATCAACACCGTCACGTTAA
- a CDS encoding TatD family hydrolase: MIIISDKIVLTDSHCHLDFREFDAEREILIERCYQQGVERFIIPAITAERWPRVLGLCQRHPQAYPCLGLHPWWIEDATDEHLWLLEQFAAEEPLVAIGEIGIDGAIDDLDKQSHYFGAQLTIANNQQLPVVIHHRKSHHLITPKLKQAKVTHGGVIHAFSGNYQQAMTYIDMGFKLGIGGTITYERAAKTRDAVSKIPIEAIVLETDAPALPLNGFQGKHNSPEQLPRVLTSLAELRQQDEVDLAKQIEMNVEQVFKLTQFNSEVSAQLTA; the protein is encoded by the coding sequence ATAATTATAATAAGCGATAAAATTGTCCTCACCGATAGCCATTGCCACCTCGACTTTCGTGAATTCGATGCAGAACGAGAGATACTCATCGAACGCTGTTATCAACAAGGCGTAGAGCGTTTTATTATCCCTGCAATTACCGCCGAACGTTGGCCTCGAGTATTAGGCTTATGTCAACGTCATCCTCAGGCTTATCCATGCCTAGGCTTGCACCCATGGTGGATCGAAGATGCGACCGATGAACACCTTTGGTTGCTCGAGCAATTTGCCGCTGAAGAGCCTCTCGTCGCAATTGGCGAAATTGGCATTGATGGCGCAATTGATGATCTTGACAAACAGAGCCACTATTTTGGCGCACAATTAACGATCGCCAACAATCAACAATTGCCTGTGGTTATTCACCACCGCAAAAGCCATCATTTGATCACGCCGAAACTCAAACAAGCCAAGGTAACTCACGGCGGTGTTATTCATGCCTTTTCTGGTAATTACCAACAGGCGATGACGTATATTGATATGGGCTTTAAGTTAGGTATTGGCGGTACCATTACCTACGAACGAGCGGCCAAAACTCGTGATGCGGTGAGCAAAATACCCATCGAAGCGATTGTATTAGAAACAGATGCACCAGCATTGCCATTGAACGGATTTCAAGGTAAGCATAACTCGCCTGAACAATTACCACGAGTATTAACAAGCTTGGCCGAATTGCGCCAGCAAGATGAAGTCGATTTGGCTAAGCAAATAGAAATGAATGTTGAGCAAGTATTTAAATTAACTCAATTTAACTCAGAAGTAAGCGCCCAATTAACCGCCTAA